One Fulvia fulva chromosome 8, complete sequence DNA window includes the following coding sequences:
- a CDS encoding Extracellular metalloprotease has product MTSNYFPESAPTAEQKILDGCANLAGSMLGGVRYTAVHEIGHWLDLFHTFQGNSCSGPGDFIPDTPRQLNATGGCPAKSDTCPNQPGNDPIHNFMDYSTDICMTELPRFQSVRMLWMYAKMRFGR; this is encoded by the exons ATGACCAGCAA CTACTTCCCAGAATCAGCACCCACCGCCGAGCAAAAGATCCTCGATGGCTGCGCGAACTTGGCTGGTAGCATGCTAGGAGGCGTAC GCTACACAGCCGTGCACGAAATCGGCCACTGGCTCGACCTCTTCCACACCTTCCAAGGCAACTCCTGCAGCGGCCCCGGCGATTTCATTCCCGACACGCCACGCCAGTTGAATGCCACTGGTGGGTGTCCAGCGAAATCTGATACGTGCCCAAACCAGCCTGGGAATGATCCTATCCATAACTTCATGGACTATTCAACGGATATTTGTATGACGGAATTACCGCGATTTCAGTCGGTTAGGATGTTGTGGATGTATGCTAAGATGAGGTTTGGGAGGTAG
- a CDS encoding Putative epoxide hydrolase — translation MSEIKEYTINVPQAKIDRLMRRLQDTDFPSEIEDAGWGYGSPLPDIKRFVEYWKTKFDWRAHEKKINELPNYEVQVNVDKHGPVDMHFVHQKSSNPNAIPLLFVHGWPGSFLEVTKILPLLKGGDGKPAFHVVAPSLPNYGFSGPALKKGFNVARAAEACHKVMLALGYDQYVTQGGDWGMLITRACAYLYPQNVKACHINWPWAAKPEEFTNGTKPEPEYSEREKKQMAAGDNWFPFGMGDGRGYIAIQSTRPATLNFALRDSPVGMLAWTWDKLVAWTDDYPWTEDEVCLWVSLYIFSRAGPDAASYLYYEALHDPVEITVPIIQGYIDTPLGIADFPVEIANNPVSWRHTMGPIAFQKIYEKGGHFAGWERPTDIAEGLCEMFGKGGGAHGVVPGKDGY, via the exons ATGTCTGAGATCAAAGAATACACCATCAATGTCCCACAGGCGAAGATCGACCGCCTGATGCGGAGGCTGCAAGACACTGACTTCCCCTCTGAAATCGAAGATGCCGGCTGGGGTTATGGCTCGCCACT ACCCGACATCAAGCGCTTTGTCGAATACTGGAAGACGAAATTTGACTGGCGCGCCCACGAGAAGAAGATCAACGAACTGCCCAACTACGAGGTACAGGTAAACGTCGACAAGCACGGTCCCGTAGACATGCACTTCGTGCACCAAAAGTCTTCAAACCCCAACGCGATCCCGCTCCTCTTCGTGCACGGCTGGCCAGGATCGTTTCTGGAGGTTACGAAGATTCTTCCGCTCCTCAAGGGTGGAGATGGCAAGCCTGCCTTCCATGTCGTGGCACCCTCCCTACCCAACTACGGCTTCTCGGGCCCAGCTCTCAAGAAAGGGTTCAATGTAGCCCGCGCCGCTGAAGCCTGTCATAAGGTGATGCTCGCGCTTGGCTATGATCAGTATGTCACTCAAGGTGGCGATTGGGGCATGTTGATCACTCGCGCGTGTGCATATCTGTATCCTCAAAATGTGAAAGCATGCCACATCAACTGGCCGTGGGCCGCGAAGCCGGAAGAGTTTACAAACGGCACCAAGCCGGAGCCGGAGTACAGTGAGCGCGAGAAGAAGCAGATGGCAGCTGGTGACAACTGGTTTCCCTTTGGCATGGGTGACGGGCGTGGCTACATCGCGATCCAGTCTACTCGTCCGGCGACTCTGAACTTTGCTCTGAGGGACAGTCCAGTGGGGATGCTGGCTTGGACTTGGGACAAGTTGGTTGCGTGGACGGATGATTATCCCTGGACTGAGGATGAAGTCTGCCTCTGGGTCTCACTGTACATTTTCTCCCGTGCAGGACCCGATGCCGCCTCATACCTGTACTACGAGGCACTGCACGATCCTGTCGAAATCACGGTTCCAATCATCCAGGGATATATCGATACGCCACTCGGTATTGCGGATTTCCCCGTTGAGATTGCTAACAACCCTGTGAGCTGGAGACATACTATG GGTCCCATCGCCTTCCAGAAGATATACGAGAAAGGCGGACACTTTGCAGGCTGGGAGCGTCCGACAGACATTGCAGAGGGTTTATGCGAAATGTTCGGCAAGGGCGGTGGAGCTCATGGCGTTGTTCCAGGCAAAGATGGTTACTAG
- a CDS encoding Iron transport multicopper oxidase FET3 codes for MAYNRMDGAAGITQAPIEPGHDFTYDFTIGADEQGTFWWHAHDGAQRADGLYGGFVVHEPSRQDVGQVLDAEHLLLLGDWYHRSAEDALHYSMHPGAFGLESVPDSVLVNGFGSYACADAVPARPVDCIDSKHIASSLNLDVSKRNVLRIVNVGVYAGVSMSLVGSLLTPLRVDAGRPISAAASKSVGVLHPGERMDLLVQHQQDEADQLRSLIVALDDTRLKPNSRHESAVYETFDIQNVEPAHNQASSLPAQADHTIVLYTLTQKLAHLDNEPRGFINHSTWARPSLPLVDLPRSQWEKTLFVSQIKYNSASPLCVDIVLNNLDEDWHPFHLHGHDFWVLSTYSSNLNWGSYNPYEDATPPGGQYVLASAVKKDTFDVPRRGYAVHGW; via the exons ATGGCGTACAACAGAATGGATGGAGCAGCGGGCATCACTCAAGCTCCCATAGAGCCCGGTCACGATTTCACGTACGATTTCACTATTGGTGCTGACGAGCAGGGCACTTTCTGGTGGCATGCGCACGATGGTGCTCAGCGAGCTGATGGGCTGTACGGTGGCTTTGTTGTTCATGAGCCTTCCCGGCAGGACGTTGGTCAAGTCCTGGATGCCGAACATCTACTTCTACTTGGTGACTG GTACCACCGTTCGGCAGAAGACGCTCTGCATTATTCCATGCACCCTGGCGCGTTTGGCCTTGAAAGTGTTCCAGACTCCGTTCTCGTGAATGGCTTTGGTTCCTATGCATGCGCTGATGCAGTGCCTGCCCGCCCTGTAGACTGTATCGACAGCAAGCACATCGCGAGCAGTCTCAATCTGGATGTCTCCAAGCGCAACGTACTTCGCATTGTCAATGTCGGCGTTTATGCTGGCGTCAGTATGAGTCTAGTAGGGAGTCTGCTGACACCACTCAGAGTGGACGCAGGTCGTCCGATCTCGGCGGCTGCCTCGAAAAGTGTTGGTGTGCTGCATCCCGGCGAGCGCATGGATCTTCTGGTCCAACACCAGCAAGATGAGGCAGACCAGCTACGGAGTTTGATCGTCGCTTTGGACGACACCCGTTTAA AACCAAATTCCAGGCATGAAAGTGCGGTATATGAGACCTTCGATATTCAAAACGTCGAACCTGCCCATAACCAAGCTAGCTCACTGCCTGCACAGGCCGACCACACAATTGTCCTGTACACCTTGACGCAAAAATTGGCCCACCTTGACAACGAACCGCGAGGATTCATCAACCACTCAACATGGGCAAGACCGTCACTGCCATTAGTCGACCTGCCCAGATCACAATGGGAGAAGACACTTTTCGTGTCACAAATCAAGTACAACTCCGCATCTCCACTCTGTGTTGACATCGTGCTGAACAATCTGGACGAGGACTGGCACCCGTTTCACTTGCACGGCCACGACTTCTGGGTACTGTCGACCTACTCTTCGAATCTCAACTGGGGGTCTTACAACCCATACGAAGACGCAACTCCGCCCGGCGGGCAGTATGTGCTTGCCAGTGCGGTGAAGAAGGACACCTTCGATGTACCACGCCGTGGCTATGCTGTGCATGGCTGGTAA